GCGCGTATTGATAAGCCACGCCGCTGGTGATCACGCCGAGCTTGCGGTCGCCCCGGATGATCTGGTTCATGGGGAAATCCTCCACCCAGGCTTTTAATTTAGTGATCCGCTCCTCCATGTTGGTGCGCCGCACCCGGGCGTTCGAAGGAACCATTACGTACTTGGCACTGGAACGCATAAACCCCGGCTTCTTGGTTTCGGCCGGGCGGTCTTTGGTAATATCCACAATGCTCTTACAGTGGGAGATTCGAGTGGTGCTGCGGAAGAGAACCGGCGTATCAAACTCCTCGCTGATCTTGATGGCCCACTGCATCAGCTCATAGACTTCCTGACTGTCGGTGGGCTCCAGCATCGGCACCTTGGCCATCTTGGCCAGATGGCGATTGTCCTGTTCCCCCTGCGAGCTGTGCTCGCCCGGATCGTCGCAGGAGATGACCACGATTCCGGCGTTGGTGCCGGTGGTGGAAAGGGCAAAGAAGGGATCGGCCGCCACGTTCAGGCCAACATGTTTCATGCTGACCATCGTTCGGACTCCCCCGTAGGCCGCCCCCATCCCTACCTCCATCGCCACCTTCTCGTTGATCGACCATTCCGCATAAACGCCCTTGAACTGAGAAAAGGATTCCAGAATCTCAGTGCTGGGCGTGCCGGGATAGGCTGTGGCGAAGCTCACGCCGGAGTGATACGCTCCAAGCGCCATCGCCTCGTTTCCAGATAAGAGTTGTTTCATAACGTTCTCCTAGATATCCAATTATACCCAAATCGACGGAAAACCGAGTCAACCAGTGAAATTCCCGATGGGCGACCACAAGAGTCGCCCCTACAAACCGTAATTCGAAATTCTCAGCGTCCTCTGCGTGCTCTGCGGTAGAACCTGCTACGCCACCGACTTGCCTAAATACGCCTGCCTCACCTGGTCATTGCCCAAAAGCTCCTTGGCCGTCCCCTCGATGGTGATCTTCCCCCGCTCCATCACATATCCGCGGTCGGCGATCTTCAACGCCGCCGTGGCATCCTGCTCCACCAGCAGGACCGTCAAGCCTTCATCTCGCAGACGGAGCAGGAGCTTCAAAATCTGCTTCACCAGATTCGGTGCCAGGCCCAGAGAGGGTTCATCCAGAAGCAATATCTTCGGGGAAGACATCAGCGCCCGCCCGATGGCCAGCATCTGCTGCTCGCCCCCGCTGAGACTACCGGCCTTCTGGCTGGTCCGTTCCTTCAGAATGGGGAACAGACTGTAAATCCGTTCCAGCTTCGATCGAAAGGAAGGACTGCGCTGAAATAAACTCAGCGGCCCGATGGCCTTGAGCCCGCTCCTGGCGCATTCGGAGTACGCGCCGAGTGTCAGATTATCCTCCACCGACATCGCTCCGAATATCTGCCTTCCCTCAGGCACATATCCCAATCCCAGCCGGACCATATCATGGGAAGCCAGACCGTTGAGACGGTCCTCCCCCAACCATATCCTCCCGCTTTTCGTGGGGACTATGCCGGTAATGGCGTTCATCAGGCTCGTCTTGCCCGCACCGTTGGCTCCGATCAGGGTGACTATTTCCCTCTCGTTCACCGTGAGAGAAGCCTCCCTGACAGCAGTAGAGCGGCCATAGGCAACGAATACTTTTTCGACTCTGAGCATATCAGAAACCCCTGACTAAATCCTGTCAACCCCCGATCCGGTCGAGGGCAGGCCCCCGACAGAAAGCGTATCCTGCACCTCGAAAGGTACGATATTTATATGTCATTCCCGACCCGATCGGGAATCCACTTTCTCCGAACCCGGACCTTACAACTCGTCCTCGTCATCACCCAAATAGGCGGCGATCACCTTCTTATCTTTTTGAATCTGCGCCGCAGTCCCCTCGGCGATCTTCTTGCCGGTATCGAGCACAATCACCCATTCGGCAAGGCCCATCACCAGCGGCATATCGTGTTCCACCAGAATCACAGTAATCCCATCATCTCTGATGCGACGGATAAGATCGCTGAGCTCCTGCTTCTCCAGCCGATTGAGTCCGGCCCCGGGCTCATCCATTAGAATCAGCTTCGGCTCGGTGGCAAGGGCTCTGGCTATGGCCAGCAGTTTCTGCTGACCCAATGGCAGATTCAATGCATTCTCGCCGCCATGCTGGCCAAGACCAACCATGTTCAAATACTTGAGGGCATTCAGCCTGATCTGATCTTCCTCCCGATGCGCCTTGGGCAGCCGAACCGCAGCCTCCAGGAATCCGTAACTTGAGCGAACATGCCGACCGGTCATCACATTCTCCAGCGCCGTCATATTGCCGAACAGATGAACATGCTGAAAAGTCCTCACAATACCAAGCCGGGCCCTCTTGGCAGCCGAGAGCTTATTGATCACCTTGTTCTCAAAGATGATCTCTCCGCTGGTGACCTGAAAGACCCCGGCGATGAGATTAAACAGGGTTGTCTTGCCTGCCCCGTTCGGACCGATGATGGCCGTAATCTTTCCGGTCTCAATTTGAAGATCAACGTGATCTACCGCCACCAGCCCGCCGAAGGCCCGCGTCACTCCTCTGGCTTCCAGAATGGGCTCACTCAAGGTTCTGTCTCTCCCTTTGTGCGATTGAAAAGCGATCCGATTTGAAATCCCTTTGCGGCTGCATACCAACCTTTGCCAGTACGCCAGAGCAACTTGGGAAGGAAGAAGATGCCGTCCCGCTGGTAGGCATTCTTCAGGGCTACGAATAAGCCTTCCGGCATGAAAATCAGGATGAGGATCAGAATAAGTCCGGAGATGACCATATTCCACTGGCCGTAATGGATCAAAATCTCATCATCCAGAATGTGAAGAACACCTGTGCCGAAGATGGCTCCCCATATACTGGCCAGCCCTCCGAAGACGGCCATCACCACCATATCCACCGAAACCATCGGATTGAACTGACCGGGGCTCACGTGTCCCGAATGATGAGCAGCCAGACTTCCCGCAATGGATGCAAATACGGCGCTCAGTACAAAGATTTTGATCTTGAACCCGATCACGTTGATGCCGAGCGACTCAGCCGCAGATTCGCTTCCGTGAATGGCTCTGAGAGCTCTGCCGGTTCGGGAATTGACGATATTTTGAGCTATGATCAGAATAGCCAGACAAATCCCCCACACCAGGAAATACTGCCGGAACAGGGAATCGAACTCAAAGCCGCCGATGGAAAGATAGGGCACGTCGCTCATGCCTTCCGGACCGCCGGTGTAACCACTCTGCAACTCGGCCAGTTTCCAGATAATATAGCCCACAGCGAGCGTGGCCAGAGCCAAATAATTGCCCCTCAGCCGAAAGATTGGCCCCAGCATAAAAGCCAGCGTGGCAGTCATACAAGCCCCAAGAGCCATAGCTGCCCAGGGATTCACATCGTAGGTCTTGCTGAAAATTGCCGAAACATACATTCCTGTCCCGAAGAAAGCTGCCTGCCCCAGCGATACCTGGCCGGTGTAGCCCATGAGTAAGCACAAGCCGACAGTGACCATGGTGTGCCACCCGATCACAATAGCCAACTGCTTATACTCACCCAGAAACCAGTCAAACGGCACCAGAATGAGAAACACCAGCAGCACGGCAAGAAAAAACCGTTGTCCTCTGATCTTCGCCTCCGGCATAATCAACTTGTCCTTTCCTCCTCCGCCAGTTTGCTGGACCGCAACAGCAGAATTGCCAGCAAGATACCCATCGCCCACACATCTTTATACCCGGAAATGAAAGGCCCCCAGCTCAGTCCCACTATCAGATTCATGGTGATGCCAATAAGAAGTCCTCCCACCACCACAGCGATATGGCTCTTGAACCCTCCGAGAGAGGCCGCGAGGAATCCGTAGAGCCCCAGGACGAAGCCACGCTCGTAGTCCATGCCGGTTTTTGGAGTCATAACGGCCCCGATCACCGCTCCGATCATCGCAGCCAGAATGAAAGCAATCAAAGCCATCGTTTTGGGATTAACACCCACCAATCCCGCACCGACGGGATTGACGGCGCATGCTTTAAGCGACTTGCCGAGCATGGTGTAAGAGAAAAACAACTGAAGGAGAACGGTGATTATCACCAGCGCGCTCACAATCCATAGCGTCTGGGTAGAAACAATAGCTCCCATAAACTCCAGAGACCCTCTGTCCCAATATACAGGAGTGCGCTGACCAGAGATACCCCACATTTCTCCCGCAATTCCCTTGATGCAGAGGGAAGCGCCAATTGTAATGATGATCAGGCTCACATTTGACGGCTTCCTGGCAGGACGAATGGCAAGAAGATAGAGTATCCCACCGGCAAGGCCAACCACGGCTACAGGTATTATGGAAGACAGGGCAACATTCAACTCCGCAGTCGCTAATTTGCCGAAGAGGAGGAGAGTCAACGGAATGCAGCCCAAGACGGAAACAATTGAAATGACTGCGATGACAGGATGAATCCTCTTGCTTCTTGTGGAATACAGGAACATGGCGAGTGCCAGCGCAGCCAGAATCGCCACCACAATCTTGGGCCCAGTGGGAACATGAGCGGAGTCGACGCTCATGTAAGACATCATTCCGCCCAGCATGACAAACTCGCCCTGAGCAAAGTTGATGATGTTGGTGACAGAATAAATGATGGTGAACCCCAGACCGATCAGCGCGTAGATGCTGCCGTCCTGGATGCCAAACACCAGATATTGAAAGAACTCTTCAGATGACATTCTTCAACCCAGTCTCCCGCCGATTCTCCTGCCCGATGATATAACAACGAGGGGGAAAGTGCAACTTTCCCCCTCGCTCAACTCTATGTAATACGCTGTCTCCCGGACCTTACGGGGCAGGAGCTACGGTCCAATCGCCATCGACGATCTGGATCATGGCCAGAGAACCGGGAGCCATTCCAAGGTGATCTTCTGAAGACATGGTGAAGACGCCACTGATTCCGACAAAATTCGTGGTCTTCTCCAATTCACCCCTGATGAAAGC
The Dehalococcoidia bacterium genome window above contains:
- a CDS encoding branched-chain amino acid ABC transporter permease yields the protein MPEAKIRGQRFFLAVLLVFLILVPFDWFLGEYKQLAIVIGWHTMVTVGLCLLMGYTGQVSLGQAAFFGTGMYVSAIFSKTYDVNPWAAMALGACMTATLAFMLGPIFRLRGNYLALATLAVGYIIWKLAELQSGYTGGPEGMSDVPYLSIGGFEFDSLFRQYFLVWGICLAILIIAQNIVNSRTGRALRAIHGSESAAESLGINVIGFKIKIFVLSAVFASIAGSLAAHHSGHVSPGQFNPMVSVDMVVMAVFGGLASIWGAIFGTGVLHILDDEILIHYGQWNMVISGLILILILIFMPEGLFVALKNAYQRDGIFFLPKLLWRTGKGWYAAAKGFQIGSLFNRTKGETEP
- a CDS encoding ABC transporter ATP-binding protein, whose translation is MSEPILEARGVTRAFGGLVAVDHVDLQIETGKITAIIGPNGAGKTTLFNLIAGVFQVTSGEIIFENKVINKLSAAKRARLGIVRTFQHVHLFGNMTALENVMTGRHVRSSYGFLEAAVRLPKAHREEDQIRLNALKYLNMVGLGQHGGENALNLPLGQQKLLAIARALATEPKLILMDEPGAGLNRLEKQELSDLIRRIRDDGITVILVEHDMPLVMGLAEWVIVLDTGKKIAEGTAAQIQKDKKVIAAYLGDDEDEL
- a CDS encoding ABC transporter ATP-binding protein; this translates as MLRVEKVFVAYGRSTAVREASLTVNEREIVTLIGANGAGKTSLMNAITGIVPTKSGRIWLGEDRLNGLASHDMVRLGLGYVPEGRQIFGAMSVEDNLTLGAYSECARSGLKAIGPLSLFQRSPSFRSKLERIYSLFPILKERTSQKAGSLSGGEQQMLAIGRALMSSPKILLLDEPSLGLAPNLVKQILKLLLRLRDEGLTVLLVEQDATAALKIADRGYVMERGKITIEGTAKELLGNDQVRQAYLGKSVA
- a CDS encoding branched-chain amino acid ABC transporter permease, translated to MSSEEFFQYLVFGIQDGSIYALIGLGFTIIYSVTNIINFAQGEFVMLGGMMSYMSVDSAHVPTGPKIVVAILAALALAMFLYSTRSKRIHPVIAVISIVSVLGCIPLTLLLFGKLATAELNVALSSIIPVAVVGLAGGILYLLAIRPARKPSNVSLIIITIGASLCIKGIAGEMWGISGQRTPVYWDRGSLEFMGAIVSTQTLWIVSALVIITVLLQLFFSYTMLGKSLKACAVNPVGAGLVGVNPKTMALIAFILAAMIGAVIGAVMTPKTGMDYERGFVLGLYGFLAASLGGFKSHIAVVVGGLLIGITMNLIVGLSWGPFISGYKDVWAMGILLAILLLRSSKLAEEERTS